A region from the Mercenaria mercenaria strain notata chromosome 7, MADL_Memer_1, whole genome shotgun sequence genome encodes:
- the LOC123555507 gene encoding uncharacterized protein LOC123555507, whose translation MDENIDDRNFHLLQNESLTTNQDKSQYESCGDVMDAPIMDMYMYLNEPGNACYPVDATVAHPGKKKKKTEKQKERVRQYNKKMRKYRNKRKREKLKNETDTNENADVAVCSTHIVETGTTPDASQICSSVNSPLTEIGELYTDSDISQHISTSNGGDVPTLRADAKPFVPSAASPIPSEPGSELRATAESFVPAAERKPEIVPTADIHVVAAPKSLNVSVSTGQASSSESITSILSTVGDAPHEVFSVPDTSVDAAIPEPVSAMRASSNINVLSDATSTDANEPAKELGDTIELDETRLPQIRCNNIENEAGMPGILGIYADSSLHCVIDKNVVTRKMTTKEDFGYMYFSLSKF comes from the exons ATGGATGAAAATATAGATGATAGAAATTTTCACTTGCTTCAAAATGAATCGCTTACGACAAACCAAG ATAAGTCCCAGTATGAGAGTTGTGGTGATGTTATGGACGCACCAATTATggatatgtatatgtatttgaaTGAACCTGGAAATGCATGTTACCCAGTTGACGCGACAGTAGCTCATCCtggaaagaagaaaaagaagactgaaaaacaaaaagaaagagtTAGGCAGTATAACAAAAAGATGcgtaaatatagaaataaaagaaaaagagaaaagttaaagaacGAAACAGACACGAATGAAAATGCTGATGTTGCAGTATGTTCTACACATATAGTTGAAACTGGAACAACACCTGATGCATCACAAATATGTTCCTCTGTTAATTCACCTTTGACTGAAATAGGAGAATTATATACGGACTCTGATATTTCCCAGCACATTTCTACATCAAACGGTGGGGATGTTCCTACACTTCGGGCTGATGCCAAACCTTTTGTTCCATCGGCAGCTTCACCTATACCATCCGAACCAGGTTCAGAATTAAGAGCAACAGCGGAATCATTTGTACCCGCTGCAGAAAGGAAACCGGAAATAGTGCCTACTGCTGACATTCATGTGGTGGCTGCACCAAAATCGCTAAATGTTTCCGTGTCAACGGGGCAGGCTTCCTCGTCAGAATCCATTACAAGTATATTATCAACCGTAGGAGATGCGCCACACGAAGTATTTTCTGTACCCGATACATCTGTCGATGCTGCAATACCGGAACCAGTATCTGCAATGCGGGCTTCCTCGAACATTAATGTGCTTTCTGATGCAACATCTACAGACGCCAATGAGCCGGCAAAAGAACTAGGTGATACAATTGAGCTGGACGAGACTAGATTACCACAAATTAGATGTAACAACATTGAGAACGAGGCGGGCATGCCTGGAATTTTGGGAATTTACGCCGACAGCAGTCTTCACTGTGTCATTGACAAA aATGTGGTTACtaggaaaatgacaacaaaggaaGATTTCGGATATATGTATTTCTCTTTGtcaaagttttaa
- the LOC123554455 gene encoding transmembrane protein 254-like — protein MKGPKFNPNYFTYPKPIEGTIIAVLMVLFYFSLYKPESVILDYYGPLGTLGRYLNKNHMGVLQTILVATVAAHVGESVYAGVLCRKKRLNMLPTVLWMLQTFVMGFPSLLQLVAYRPRKKQG, from the exons ATGAAAGGTCCAAAGTTTAATCCTAATTACTTTACATATCCTAAGCCTATAGAAGGAACAATTATAGCAGTTTTGATGGTTCTTTTCTAT tttAGCTTGTACAAGCCTGAGAGTGTAATACTAGATTATTATGGACCTCTTGGAACATTGGGAAGGTACCTGAACAAAAATCACATGGGTGTTCTTCAAACTAT acTGGTTGCAACAGTTGCAGCACATGTGGGAGAATCAGTCTATGCAGGTGTTTTGTGCAG gaAAAAGCGCCTCAACATGTTGCCAACGGTGTTATGGATGCTACAGACATTTGTGATGGGTTTTCCGTCATTACTACAGCTTGTAGCATACAGACCAAGAAAAAAACAGGGCTGA